Proteins from a single region of Lasioglossum baleicum chromosome 1, iyLasBale1, whole genome shotgun sequence:
- the LOC143211950 gene encoding uncharacterized protein LOC143211950, whose protein sequence is MGSVSGHIILKHLVQKTDRRASENATTNATQRAMGVAAIDSGKGGSSQTVGDLVWPKSSAFTAQYRVAFLCNSVNKGNDGASNFRLALITTISAALRANY, encoded by the coding sequence ATGGGATCGGTGTCaggacatataattttgaaacaccttGTACAAAAGACGGATCGAAGAGCGAGCGAGAACGCCACGACCAATGCAACGCAACGGGCAATGGGAGTCGCAGCGATAGATAGTGGAAAAGGTGGGAGTAGTCAGACAGTCGGCGACCTTGTCTGGCCAAAGTCTTCCGCATTTACCGCGCAGTATCGTGTCGCGTTTCTATGCAACAGCGTAAACAAGGGCAACGACGGAGCATCGAACTTTCGATTAGCATTAATTACCACCATCTCCGCGGCGCTCCGTGCCAATTACTGA
- the LOC143211833 gene encoding uncharacterized protein LOC143211833: MMREKQFTRTAMKILKQELFQWVCDRHATSSILDKHLLREKTLELTKSFGLTEFKWSNKWMSCFLKEHSIVTDPSDLSRLDPVFRNYRDWIDMMRSTIIKYKYRDLFHVDELSMYSDVLPSRILSSSKIVGNPDVYGISRNRITVLLGCNSSGSTKLPLLVCGPYSSRTTTKDHVYCHSENSTISDDLFKDWLTALNDRMSRTNRKILLFLSRSRSRALRDFPLSNVNLIYLPTDFPSMLRPLQKDVFHYVKMIFRRRYAERLKRHTSEWNLRDILESLIEAWETLPREIVVHGFQRTQFRTDDNFLQIDCDCWNSLETGISFKRFVTFDDELSDSRYHGYNLRTSNREVVQVSEDSGDSIPEEIDRTGETMLNESLNESARDDPVESTSRDKCLSGRRGCSLGNLKPTGSKEHRESLNRTFGDSSPKFPRWEGGEQHGASRDTPGNMKNTFAARDSNTSRGGSIGSEAFKRDHPVHRHQTESNNVVGSVQAIIDKALTRTTTAKADYTRKLIADIYALNQEAGSSNNDPSTGEDTVNEGARMSSNAPVESCRPSNSANCTEVSGEIVREASCLLEEAALHRTIEANTTKKRRMSSGTNVSDDDSDSNASAKKKLKTDCEWFKEFETTFVFGNQHSVNCSSSQERDDIAVSCIVNVTPSASPRN, from the exons ATGATGAGAGAAAAGCAGTTCACGAGGACCGCCATGAAGATCCTGAAGCAGGAACTATTCCAGTGGGTCTGCGATAGACACGCGACCAGCAGCATCCTGGACAAACATCTGCTACGCGAGAAGACGCTCGAGTTGACGAAAAGCTTCGGGCTGACCG AATTCAAGTGGTCGAACAAGTGGATGTCGTGCTTCCTGAAGGAGCACAGTATCGTCACGGACCCGTCTGATCTATCGCGATTGGACCCGGTGTTCAGGAATTATCGCGACTGGATCGACATGATGAGGTCTACGATCATCAAATACAAGTACCGCGATCTCTTCCACGTGGACGAGCTCAGCATGTACTCGGACGTTCTTCCGTCGAGGATCTTGTCGTCCAGCAAGATCGTTGGCAATCCAGACGTCTACGGGATTTCACGAAATCGAATCACTGTTTTGCTCGGCTGCAACTCTTCGGGATCGACGAAACTGCCCCTGCTAGTCTGCGGCCCGTACTCGTCCAGGACTACGACGAAAGATCACGTCTACTGCCACAGCGAGAACAGTACGATCAGCGACGATCTGTTCAAGGACTGGCTGACGGCTCTGAACGATCGTATGTCGCGGACCAATCGAAAGATCCTGCTGTTCCTAAGCCGCAGCAGAAGCCGAGCCCTCAGGGACTTCCCGTTGAGCAACGTGAACCTCATTTATTTACCGACGGACTTCCCTTCGATGCTGCGACCGTTGCAGAAAGACGTGTTTCACTATGTAAAGATGATCTTTCGGCGAAG GTATGCGGAGAGACTGAAGCGGCACACGTCGGAGTGGAACCTGCGGGACATCCTGGAGTCGTTGATCGAGGCGTGGGAGACGCTTCCGCGGGAGATCGTGGTCCACGGCTTCCAGAGGACGCAGTTCCGGACCGACGACAACTTCCTGCAGATCGACTGCGACTGCTGGAACAGCTTGGAAACAGGCATCTCGTTCAAGAGATTCGTCACGTTCGACGACGAACTCTCGGACTCTCGCTATCACGGCTACAATCTTCGAACGAGTAACAGAGAGGTGGTGCAAGTTAGCGAGGACAGCGGAGATTCGATTCCCGAAGAAATCGATCGGACCGGAGAAACGATGTTGAACGAATCTCTGAACGAATCCGCCCGAGATGATCCAGTCGAGTCCACTAGTCGCGACAAGTGTCTCAGCGGAAGGCGAGGTTGTTCATTGGGAAACCTGAAGCCGACAGGGTCGAAGGAGCACAGAGAGTCCTTGAACAGAACTTTCGGGGATAGTTCTCCCAAATTTCCTAGGTGGGAGGGTGGAGAGCAACACGGTGCTTCTAGAGACACGCCTGGAAATATGAAGAATACCTTTGCCGCGAGGGACTCTAACACCAGCCGTGGAGGATCGATTGGCAGCGAAGCGTTCAAACGAGATCACCCAGTGCACAGACACCAGACGGAATCGAATAACGTCGTAGGATCGGTCCAGGCGATCATAGACAAAGCTTTGACTCGGACCACTACCGCGAAGGCTGATTATACAAGGAAATTGATCGCTGACATCTACGCGTTGAATCAAGAGGCTGGAAGCAGCAACAACGACCCTTCAACCGGAGAAGACACGGTAAACGAAGGAGCAAGGATGTCATCGAATGCACCGGTAGAATCCTGCCGGCCCTCCAATTCCGCGAACTGCACCGAAGTCTCCGGAGAGATCGTGCGAGAGGCTTCCTGTTTGCTGGAAGAAGCAGCTCTCCATCGGACGATAGAGGCCAACACCACGAAGAAACGACGCATGTCCTCCGGTACGAATGTCTCGGACGACGACTCAGATAGCAACGCGTCTGCTAAGAAAAAGCTAAAGACCGATTGCGAATGGTTCAAGGAATTCGAGACCACCTTTGTCTTCGGCAACCAGCATTCAGTTAATTGCTCCTCGAGCCAGGAACGCGACGACATCGCCGTTTCCTGCATCGTGAACGTTACACCCTCGGCATCCCCTCGAAACTGA
- the LOC143211938 gene encoding thymidylate kinase, translated as MPIARGALIVFEGCDRAGKSTQVKMLMEALTKLNIPVENLAFPNRTTSIGLMINGYLLKKQEHPSELVHLLFSANRWEFKDKILKILHSGTTIIVDRYAASGAAYTAATTGKSLAWCKEPDRGLPSPDMVIFLKVSKEFQHVRSNWGEERFENSILQQAVASNYNQLMDSRWRTFDADQDRNTIHSQILEEVLHTIKKAEDLPVAELYEPAA; from the exons ATGCCGATAGCGCGCGGAGCGTTGATAGTATTCGAAGGTTGCGATCGGGCGGGAAAATCTACACAAGTAAAAATGTTAATGGAAGCTTTAACTAAGCTAAATATTCCTGTAGAGAATCTAGCTTTCCCTA atcGTACAACTTCCATTGGTTTAATGATAAACGGTTACTTATTAAAGAAACAGGAACACCCCTCAGAATTGGTGCATTTATTATTCTCTGCAAATAGATGGGAATTCAAAGAcaagattttgaaaatattgcatAGTGGAACTACTATCATTGTCGATAG GTATGCCGCATCGGGTGCAGCTTACACAGCAGCTACAACCGGAAAGAGTTTAGCGTGGTGTAAAGAACCTGATAGAGGATTGCCTAGTCCTGATATGGTGATATTCTTGAAGGTTTCAAAAGAATTTCAGCATGTGCGAAGTAACTGGGGAGAAGAGAGATTCGAGAATTCCATACTCCAACAAGCCGTGGCATCCAACTATAATCAATTGATGGATAGTAGGTGGAGAACCTTTGACGCTGATCAGGACAGAAACACTATACACTCTCAAATATTAGAGGAAGTTCTACACACTATAAAGAAAGCAGAAGATTTGCCAGTGGCTGAATTGTATGAACCTGCTGCATGA
- the Tow gene encoding target of wingless isoform X1, whose amino-acid sequence MGCGQSKIGNIYPKNKKNKNNSAKKNGESVGSASLEQKNGNGSAKNNKTNNNGVEVNRNEEQNGAGDKGKKKPSAPGSGPLLQQAEISTSQLDFFKMLDEKIENGPDYDESLDATTRAERLSSHLRQWELASVSWSSVRSSISNASRHSLTAKDREGMRNIVGGRPESAPIYTRNANRVDGLQESHHCPSPSMPRHVLESITQSPTQSLKNATPPGNGSSPTSLRYHDGYKECNVNQPSGKSVKVHYTGQSPVNGEYVTQQALYREQYLQQTGIITVPPQYSAGSPAGNLLRNNPYVQQYQIASPQHFSTPRKRGFNAAQMT is encoded by the exons GTTCCGCGTCGTTGGAACAGAAGAACGGTAACGGCAGCGCGAAGAACAATAAAACGAACAACAACGGAGTCGAGGTGAACAGAAACGAGGAGCAGAATGGCGCCGGCGATAAGGGCAAGAAGAAGCCGAGCGCACCTGGAAGCGGTCCTCTGTTGCAACAAGC AGAGATATCCACCAGTCAGCTCGACTTCTTCAAGATGCTCGACGAGAAGATCGAGAAT GGGCCCGACTACGACGAGAGTCTGGACGCTACGACCCGAGCTGAGCGACTATCCAGCCACCTGCGTCAATGGGAGCTAGCTAGCGTGAGCTGGTCCAGCGTCCGTAGCTCAATCTCGAACGCGTCTCGACATAGCTTGACCGCCAAGGACCGGGAGGGAATGAGGAACATCGTGGGCGGCCGTCCGGAGAGCGCGCCCATCTACACAAGGAACGCGAACAGGGTCGACGGGCTGCAGGAAAGCCACCACTGTCCCTCGCCGAGCATGCCTCGGCACGTGTTGGAATCGATCACGCAGAGTCCCACGCAGAGCCTGAAGAATGCGACGCCGCCGGGCAATGGCTCATCGCCGACCAGCCTGCGCTACCACGACGGCTACAAAGAGTGCAACGTGAACCAACCGTCCGGCAAGTCGGTGAAGGTGCATTACACCGGGCAGAGCCCCGTCAACGGGGAGTACGTGACGCAACAGGCGCTCTATCGCGAACAGTATTTGCAGCAGACCGGCATAATCACGGTGCCGCCGCAGTACTCGGCCGGATCGCCGGCCGGCAACCTTCTCAGGAACAATCCGTACGTGCAACAGTATCAGATCGCCAGTCCTCAACATTTCTCGACGCCGAGGAAGCGCGGGTTTAACGCCGCGCAAATGACGTGA
- the Tow gene encoding target of wingless isoform X2, translating to MWLKVLRQNITHLARRAKGSASLEQKNGNGSAKNNKTNNNGVEVNRNEEQNGAGDKGKKKPSAPGSGPLLQQAEISTSQLDFFKMLDEKIENGPDYDESLDATTRAERLSSHLRQWELASVSWSSVRSSISNASRHSLTAKDREGMRNIVGGRPESAPIYTRNANRVDGLQESHHCPSPSMPRHVLESITQSPTQSLKNATPPGNGSSPTSLRYHDGYKECNVNQPSGKSVKVHYTGQSPVNGEYVTQQALYREQYLQQTGIITVPPQYSAGSPAGNLLRNNPYVQQYQIASPQHFSTPRKRGFNAAQMT from the exons GTTCCGCGTCGTTGGAACAGAAGAACGGTAACGGCAGCGCGAAGAACAATAAAACGAACAACAACGGAGTCGAGGTGAACAGAAACGAGGAGCAGAATGGCGCCGGCGATAAGGGCAAGAAGAAGCCGAGCGCACCTGGAAGCGGTCCTCTGTTGCAACAAGC AGAGATATCCACCAGTCAGCTCGACTTCTTCAAGATGCTCGACGAGAAGATCGAGAAT GGGCCCGACTACGACGAGAGTCTGGACGCTACGACCCGAGCTGAGCGACTATCCAGCCACCTGCGTCAATGGGAGCTAGCTAGCGTGAGCTGGTCCAGCGTCCGTAGCTCAATCTCGAACGCGTCTCGACATAGCTTGACCGCCAAGGACCGGGAGGGAATGAGGAACATCGTGGGCGGCCGTCCGGAGAGCGCGCCCATCTACACAAGGAACGCGAACAGGGTCGACGGGCTGCAGGAAAGCCACCACTGTCCCTCGCCGAGCATGCCTCGGCACGTGTTGGAATCGATCACGCAGAGTCCCACGCAGAGCCTGAAGAATGCGACGCCGCCGGGCAATGGCTCATCGCCGACCAGCCTGCGCTACCACGACGGCTACAAAGAGTGCAACGTGAACCAACCGTCCGGCAAGTCGGTGAAGGTGCATTACACCGGGCAGAGCCCCGTCAACGGGGAGTACGTGACGCAACAGGCGCTCTATCGCGAACAGTATTTGCAGCAGACCGGCATAATCACGGTGCCGCCGCAGTACTCGGCCGGATCGCCGGCCGGCAACCTTCTCAGGAACAATCCGTACGTGCAACAGTATCAGATCGCCAGTCCTCAACATTTCTCGACGCCGAGGAAGCGCGGGTTTAACGCCGCGCAAATGACGTGA